The DNA region AGCCATCTTTGATTCCTGCCACTCGGGTACCGCCCTGGATCTCCCATACATTTACTCGACACAAGGTATCCTCAAAGAGCCCAACCTCGCCAAAGAAGCAGGCCAGGGGCTGCTTGGCGTTATTTCTTCTTACAGCCAGGGCGatcttggcggcgtcgccaacaaCATCATGAGCTTCTTCAAGAAGGCAACCAGCGGCGAAGAGGCCCACAGTCGTGCTCTGGCAACTAAGACATCCCCCGCCGATGTCATCATGCTTTCTGGCAGCAAGGACGATCAAACATCGTACGTCTACCGCTCCCCATACTATCCTTGTTTTCCTGCACAGCAAATCATATCACAACAAGCTGCATCGCTTCAGGGGTACATGTTGCCTGTCTGGTTATGAGTCGTGGAATTGTGTCTCTACCGCGGCGCAAGACGTTCACGGCGATTGGTGCAAGTGCGCCGGGTCCATACTGGACTGAGAGGCGGCCCACAGGCTGGGCCTGGTTGAATCATGACGTCTATGCCCCCTTCTTTATCCCTTCTTTGTACTTAGTTGGTGCGCCTTGGGTGTCAAGTACAACTTCTCAGTTGTAGCTTGGCACTCAAGGCGACGGGTTACGTTGGGACACCTTGCGTTTTAGGAGCAATGCTGCTCTCTACCTACCCCTCACCGCCATTGCCACGAACCCTCAACTGTGCATGGATTGTGCTGACCAAATGTTACAGTGCCGATGCTACTATTGCCTCGCAAGCCACTGGTGCCATGTCCTGGGCATTCGTTACCGCTTTGAAGAAGAACCCTCAGCAAAGCTACGTCCAGCTACTCAACAGCATtcgcgacgagctggccacCAAATACACTCAGAAGCCGCAGCTATCTTGCAGCCATCCTCTCAGTAAGTCTGGACCGAACGTCGGCCACAgtgtcgtcctcgtcgaaatGTTTTTCTAACCCTGGATTAGATACGAACCTGCTATTCGTAATGTGAGCCACAAGCTCGCTGAGCAGTAGCATCGGTAGCTATGGGCACGTACGTATTTAGCACAGTGACGTAGTGGACGCCGGCGATACGTCTCCCATCGAGATGTAATTTTCTTACACGGGTTGGCGTATATGACGTGGAGTAAGGTGTTGGATATCCCGGAGCTGGACGTAGCAGCTTGTGGATCACGGCTAGGAGATAGGGTTGAATGGTGCTCATGCGGCCACTGGAAGGTCATAATGAGAATATGGCGTCGTTGCATACGTTTCGAAAGCTTGATGGGAGCTGCGTAATGGCATCCCGGTAACACTACAATGCGTATTCATGAAGGGGGACTCGGACGAATCGTATGCGAATGTGTCATACGAAATTGGGGTATCAGGCGAAACGCGTTGTGGAACATAAAAGCGTTTGGTTTTAACACGTTCCTGGTCGCTTCCTTGCAAAGCTGCGCTCCAAACGACAATCGTGAAGCCGTAAAACATCCCCCCCTTGTCCCGGTCCCCAAACGCCTGTGCCTTATGCCCGTCTGAAAGCCCTCCCGCGTTTCCATCAATCTTGATGCCACGCAAGCGAAAGTACAAAACCACGAAGAAGCCATGATTCGACATGCCGTCCTCGCTcggacgacaacaacaacccaCATTGAACGCGGACTTGCAAGCAAtggcgccatggcgtcgcgtacgccccctccccatcctcctcaGCTCTTCTCCTCCACCACACGAACCACCTTGAACTGCCGGGAGCGCTTGACGCGGCGCTGTTCCTCtgtcgcggcgacgagcctgcGCCAAACAGCCTCCTGCTCAGCCCAGCCACGGGCAGAGATGCGCATGCGCGCGATGaagcgcgcggcgacgaggaacggGCGTATCGACGTCGGCttgggcgacgtcggcgacccgGCACGGCCTGGTccggggagggcgaggggcttGCGGCTGTGCAGGAGGTTGGTGCGGATgtgctcgagctcgcggaGCTGCGCTTTGTTGCTGTGGCATCGACGTTAGCGGATTGCTTGTGCCTCGCCGTAGGCGGAGGAGAAGTGAGGGTGCAGAGGTCGAATACATACCAGGCATTTGCCACATCAAGCTGCAGCTGTAGGAACCTCTTCGCGTAAGCCGCATCGGAGCGTagcagcgcctcgcgctcccACCGAGCCTGCATCCACTCCATCTGCATCACCACGCCGCGAAGCTCCTTCTTgtggcgctcctcggcgctcTCAGCGGCGCGGACGACCGTGTCCAAAGCCTCGTCCGTGCCGCGGTGCTTGACGAGAGCGCGCTGGTCCTTGGCCAAAGGCCCTGTCGTCGTTCCCTTAAGCCGCTGAATATCCCTCTGCAGCTTTTCGGCCGTCATCCTGTACGCGGCTCGTTcgctgcgggcgcgctccAGCTTGCGCCGCAGGCACGCTTCCGAGGCGACGAGACCGTCAATAAGCTCTTGCTGCTGGCAGACGTCATGCTCCAGGTTCTCGACCTCTGCCTGAGTCTTACGCAGGTGCCTGCTTTgcttgccgccggcagcCTGCGACGCGACGGCTGCAGCATCCCGTTCCCGACATGCCTTGTCGAGTTTGAGCTTCAACCGCTGCATGGCTTTCTCGTAATGCTCGGATGTCTCCTCCGCTTGCTGCCTGGCGTCTTCTAATACTTCTTCGAGCACAATCTTTTGGTCCTCGAGATCGCTAAGCTGTTCACGCAAGTCCTGCATAGCCCGCGCCGTTGTTACTTCGGTACTGCCGTGTAGCGACCCGTCAGATTTCGTGGGCGAAGGCACCGGCGATCGTCCCAACCGAGTCAGCTCGTGATCATGCATCTGACTTTCCAAATCGGCAATTTGTCGCTTGAGGCCCTTGACGACATCCCGatgcgcagcttctcgttgGGAAAACTCGAGCTCTTTCTGACGCGACGCATACAGGTCTTTCCGAACCATCGAAAGGTCTCCTCCGCTGCTGTTATGATCGGAAACTCTGGCGCTGGCTAGCTGTCCCTCGTAATCGGCGATTTGTCGCTGAAGCTCGCGAATGGTCCGTCGGGACGCCACAACTTCCTGGctcccagacgacgacgactgccgGAGTTTGGCCTGAAGCTCCAGGATTTCCTGGCCGAGTCGGTCCTCCTCCGCAGCTGCCTTCTCAATCTCGTCGTCCAGGGTCTTTTCAACAGCAGCGCGCTGCTCAGCGAGTGACTTGTTCTCATCTTTCAGACGTCGGACCTCGCTGTCAAGCTTCGTCTTTGCAGTCCGCAGATCCAACCGCTCCTGATCAATCTGCAGGGTATCGTGGTCGTGAGAATTCGTTTGTCGAAGTTGGTCGTCAAGCTCGTCACGCTCTGCGCGGGCTTCAGCGAGTGATGTCCTGGCCGAGCGCAATTCGGTGTTGAGGGTTGCCAGCTGCTCTTGGAGGGCATGTTTGTCTTTAGTAACCTTCTCCAGCTGAGACGTAGCGTCAGACAGCTGCCACTTCAGCCGGGCCGACGCATCTGTAGAGCGCTCGGTGGCCTGGACCTCTTCTAGCTGGGCGCGGAGCCGTTCGCAATCGCGCTGAGCAGCCTCCAGCTGTGGAGATGTTTTCGCGGGCGACTTTATCCGCAAGAGCTCCACCTCATCCTCCAGAGCGACAGCTTTGTTCACCTGTGTTTGATAGTTGATTTGTGTCTGgcggagctcgtcgcggACTGCCGAAAGCTCATTACGCAATGTTGTTAGCAGTGTTTGGCGGGTTTCCAAGGCGCCCTGGAGGTCATCGATCTGCTTTGTTAGAACAGCCTCTTCGCTCTTGTGGCGTTCTGTCTCGCTTTCGATagcgtccttgagcttcgaCTCCTTACTCGACAGGTCGCCTTCAGCTTCCCGTAACCGGTCGATAGTCCTTTGGAGGCCAGCCGCTCTCTCCTCGATccgctcgcgctcggcctccAAAGTTTGCTTTTCATTCTCCCATTTCTCGCAGTCATTATCATATAGGTTGTCCTTCTCCCGAACCTCAGCCTGCAGATCTGAGACCTCATCGTTGAGCCGCTCGATCTCGTCCTGGTACTGGCTTCGCAGGTCTTTTTCGGTCTCGTGCGCCAGCTCTCGTTCTTGAGACAGACTCTTCTCCAGATCTGCGACTTCCTCTTCCAGTCGTTCAACGTCCTGCTCAAGAGAGGTACACCGATCAACAATTGTGTCGTAACGAGACTGCAGCAAGTCCCTCTCGTCGGCCACCGTTAAAAGTTCGGCTTCGAGCTCTTGAATCCGTGTCGCCTCGGACTCTCTGCCGTGATTGAAAGCCTTCCGCTGTTGATGAAGGTCACTGACCGTAGCTCTGAGCTCTGCGTTTTCCTCATTTGATCGGGCGAGTTGCTTCTCAAGTGCAGAATAGTCTTTTCCCGACTTGTCCAACTCCTCCTGGAGTCTGGCAACCTTTTCCTCGATCTGCCGGGACAATCCCTTGGTAACGACAGACTTGTTTGCCATTTCTTCCTGGAGTTCTTCCAGGTCTTGCTCCGCTCGTGCTCTCTCTTCGGTAGCCTCATCCATTTTCTCCCTCATGCCATCCAACTGCTCTTCCAGCCGGCGTATGTTGGTCCCCAGCTCCTGAATCATCTCCTTGGCTTCGTCCAGTTCTTCGTTATGCCGTTCCGCCCCCTCGGCCTCCATCGCTTTGCGTTCGGCATCCTGTGCTTTGTcttcggcctcctcgagcttctccttgagctcTTCAAGCTCGTCATCTCTTTCAGTGAGTAGCCGATCCTTTTCACGCACATCAGCCTCCAGGTCCTCGATGTTGTCTCTGAGTTTCTCCATCTCATCCTGGCCATGCTGACTTTGGTCCAGTTGGCACTGAAGGACGTCGATGTCTGCTTCTCGCTCTTCAAGTGCCTTCTGAAGCTGCTCCAGTTCGGCGCGCTGGTTCTCGTCGACATGCTTCCTCTTGGATCTTTCCTGAAGCTCCGTCATTTGCTGTCGATATGTCTCGAGGTCGCGCTCAGCGGTGGTCAAGTGTTTTTTGTAGCGGTGCAATTCTCTCTGCATCGTGACCTTGTCCACCTTCAGCTCCGTGTTTTCCTTGAGCGCGGCCTCGCTAAAGCCGGGTCCTGCCTTGCGCAGAGCATCTTCGAGGAAATGAATCTTGAGCTTGAGGCCAAAATTCTCCTTTTCTATCCTATCGATGACGTTCTCCTGTTCGCGCAGAGACAACTGGTTGCCGTCTTGCAAGGGGCCTTTGTCGCCACCGCGGCGTGGTTGCAGAGCCATCGGAGTCGACGCAACACTACTGCTGTCGACCTGAGGTAGCGTGTGGTCCAGGTAGGACTGGTTGCGGGAGCTGAGGTACACGGAAGTGTCAATGCGTGGAACGGGAGtcatgtcgtcctcgtcaatCCTATCGAGCGCAGGCGTGTTCGGGACCAGGGCACCATTCTCTTTGCCATGCCTTCTTGTGCTGTTTCTCGTGGCCGACTTGAGAAGAGGCGTGAACTCGGCGCCGCCTACAGAGGCGGGCAGATTTCGTCGATCGGCGAGTGGGCCTTTCTGTCGCGGGGTCCTGAGGTTTACACCGTTAGATCGGCCATTGCGGAGCTGCTGTAGCAGGTTGCCGTCTTTGCCGGGCGATTGAAAGGAAGCTTCCTGTGAGATGTCGGCGAAGTCGGGGGCGCGGCTGAGATAGGTCGCGTCGCCAATGTTGGTTCGCGGGgtgtcgagcgcgccgccgaagcctGGTTGAcccatggcgacggacgcgacgatgccggctgTGGAGAGCGCGAGCCAGACGCGCTGGTATATTAATAGTCGGAGACGAAAAGGAAGAGCGAGTGCGTGGCGGGGTCTTGCGGGcgggtagtggtggtggtaatGATGATGTTTTCGATCGCGACGTTCGTGGGTGCGTGTCGGTTACTTGTGTCGCTCGCAGGTGTGATTACCGGTCGGTCGGCAATGCcgcacgtcggcggcatAGGAGGGGAGCGGAAAAAGCGCGTCGGGCCAGAATGAGAACTGTTGTCGCAGCATGCgcgtggcagcagcaacgcggCAACAGAGGCAGAGAGAAGGACAAATGTGAAATTGATGACAAGACGCAGATCGCAACGAGGTTGGGAGTTCAATTCCATTaaacaggcaggcaggcgcgtCTGGCGGCAGAGCAGAAGCACTTTGTCAATGTTTACTTGGTTTCCACATTGGGACTAGCGTCAGAGCGGCTGGTGGCAGCCAATGGGCTGCACGCAACCGCGGGGGGCCCTAaggcgaggtgaggtggcaAGGGTGACCTGACCTGGGctaggctgggctggatCTGGATGGAAATCACAGCAGCACCTCACACAGGCAATTACGCAGCGGGAGTGGAGCGGGGCTGCATCGACGGCAGCCATCAACTCACTCACCTCACCTTgtagtgagtgagtgggtgagGCCCGGTCCAGTGGCTTGAGTGGGCGGTGGCTTGCGCGGACAGCTGGGGCACGGGCTGGTGCCCCCAATcacagcgggcggcggcaggggccCTGGGGTGGTGCACAGCGGGCGGAttggcgggctggcggcacTCCATCCACTGGGCCAGCGCCTATGGATGGATCAAGGGAAGCgtcccgcgcctcgtcccagGGGACCGAACGATACCTAAGGCAGTGGAGGGCAAGGCATGGCGAGTCGAGGCGACAAGGCaggccagcccagcccagcagcgctGGCAGCCGTGCAaaagcaggcaagcaagcaggcggGCAATGGGAAGGTAGGGAGGTACtgaggcaaggcaggctGGCAACCTAGCAGACCGACTGGACCATCGTtagccatccatccatcttcCCGATCAATCTCCTTCATTCAGCTctcgtcccgtcccgcctcgccttgcctcaCCTTGCCTCGTCTCATCATGCAGGTCCGCGATCGGGTCGCCGCATCTGATCTTATCTGGCCTTCACCCCgggcgaccgccgccgccgcctctcctcgcATAACAAGGCCCCGTGGCCCGGCCTGAGTTTGcctgtccgtcgccgccgccgccgccgccgccgccgccagctccgcgTGCGTCccaccctcgtcgcccgtcgccgtcaccgtcgccgtcgccgtcgcccgccgcccgccggcgctgcgctgtgtCCTGCCGTGGCTCGTCCGGGTCCGCGTCGCCCCTCTCGTCCGTCCATTGACGCCTCCCATCACACATCCCGTCCTCCGGCCAAAGACCCAGGCCCGTCCTGCGCCAGCACGTCCTTGCCCCAAGTCACATGGGTGGCGGCAATGTCTCTGGACAGGGTCCCGGACGAGATCATCCAGCACCTTCTCTACTACGTCTCCCCCGTCGACAACCTCCGGAgcgtccagctcctcgaccgccgcctccacagCCTCGCCAACGAGCCACTTCTCTGGAGAAGTCACTGCGCCGGCTCCTTTAGGTACTGGCACCCCCGCCATGCCCTGGCCCGCAAGCTGCGACTGAGggtggccgaggtggacTGGAAGCGTCTCTTCCTTCTGCGAGCACGCCAGGAATGCGTCGTCGCGAGGCTGCTCGGGGAGATCATCGCCGCAAAATCCGGCCGCTTAAAGCGCTTCGAAGCCGTGGCACGTCTCGGCTACGACGCCAAGGACTACCTCCTGAGGCAATGCCGCATCGACGACTCAACCGACGACTACCTGGCTAGGAGGTAAAGTTACGTCCCAAAAGCGAACAGCCCTCGCTCCAGAAATTCCTGCGGCAGCTGACATGTGCCCAGGTATTACAGCAATGCTCTCCTTGACAGCATTCACAGGGGCATAGCCATTGAGGAGTGGCACAGACTTCGGCTCGATCGTGATTCGCTCGACGCCCACATTGCCGGCGTGCGGCTCGAGCGAGCCCTCGGCGCATTCGACATGTTCGTGTTACACGATCAGTTCGGTGACCTTGATGACGTACCTCTCTCCTTTCTCCCccattggcggcgtcgctgggGATGTGGTGCTGACTCCTTGCGACTAGATCTCTCAGATGCTCGACAGTAGGGCTGCTCAGTtccgcgccagccagccagacctCGATCAGCTCACCACCCGCCAAAAGGCACTTGCGCTGAACCGATGGTTGCGCGCCAACGGCCTCACAGGATTGCACGACCCTGAGCGAAACTACCGGAACCTGCGCAACCTCTTGATCGGCCAGGCCCTCCGTCACGAAGACCATGATTCCATTCCCATCATCTCAAGCGCCATATTCTGCTGTCTTGCCGCTCGTCTTGGGTTAACTGCCCAATGTTGTGCCTTTCCCAGCCACGCCCATGCCATCGTATCCGCCCCACCGGGACAGACACTGGATGGCGCGCAACAGGAGGGAGAGGACACCCCCCGCGAACGCATGTTTCTCGACCCATACGGGTTCGACGAGGAGGTACCAGCCGCAGCTCTGCAGGCTTTGTTGGCGCATGTTGGCTGGCAAACGAGCGCCGACGCTCTCTTAGCCCCTGTCTCGACAATAGCCGTGGTCCAAAGGACGTCTCAAAACGTCAATGCCACGTTTGCCAGGATGCTTGAGCTGCAGGACGATGTGCCACCCCAGCTGATCCAGTTGCTCAGGGGAAACAGCTCGATGAACATGGAGGCGGCACTCTACGCGTCCATGTGGGctcagctgctgctctccaCACCCAACACATTTGAATGGGATGATCGCCTCGCAAACTTTCTGCGCAGATTTGCCGGCTCCTGGCCAGAGGACGCATGGCTGGTGGAAGAGTATTTATTGCCAATGTACAACGGTGTAGCAcagcgacgcggcggctTTGCGCGCCCTGCTAACCGCGGCATGAGCGATCCGTGGatggagctgcagcgcgtgcGCGACCAGGACGACCTTAAGCCTCACGCCGTGAGAGGGACCCTTTCTGCCAACCAGTCGATCCCGTTCAAGATTGGCCAGGTCTTTCGACACCGAAGATATGGCTGGGTTGGCGTCATCACCGAATGGGCTGATCAAGGCACTCGACACTTGTCGGTAGCGCATTCcagggccgtggccgagcccgacgacgagcacggcaaTGAGCCGTCGGCGATCCCCGTGCGGCCACCCAATCAGTTTTATTTCATGTGCTTGTGAGTATTGGCATGCCACCTGCGACGTGATGCCCATATTGACGCCTGCGTGGCCCTGGCAGTCCAAGCACTGGGTCGGAGCCCCACGTGGTTGCCGCCCATAATATTGAACTCATACACGACGCAAGTCAgattgacgacgacatgttCCCCCTTGCGGGAAAGTTCTTCAAGAGATTCGACCGAGCGACGTGTACTTTTGTGTCGAACATCAAGGAGTAGTATCACCACGACTAATGACCGTGAACGACAGGGGGGGCTGGCAATGATACATACCCGCACGCCCTCTCGATATAGGTGGGAACATACAGCAAGAAGCATGGTTGGCGTTGGACTCAACAAGAGGGAGGAACTGGTAGGCAACCAGACATATGCGACTCGCTTTCCCTTTAAGGGGCGTGGCAAGTGGGAGGGCCGGCAAGGCAACGCGGGACTTGGCATGTGTGTAGATTCGAGCGGCTGTCTGTTCGGCATTGAAAAACAAGGCGTGGATCCCGCCCTCGGGGAGTTGCATCTCTATTCATCAGCGTCGTGGGAGCGTATCTGGCAATGTAGCACGCCCTTGCCTCCCATTGATGCCCTGTTTTCTCTCCAACTGCGTAGTACACACTGCCCTGGTCCCTTCCCAAGCTGCCATGTAGCTTCGGGTAACAATCAACGCCGCTGTGCTACTTTCTTGACTCCTCAGCCAGCTGCTCCAGGACCCCCTTCTCAGCAAGCTTGGACAGCCACAAGTGCATTCCTTGGGAGTAGTCTCTGGTGTGGCGCTCTACAAtctgcgcctcctcctggcGTGCCGCGTTCTCCTGGCGATAACTGAACATGGTGGTGCTCAGCTTACCCACAAGGCTCTCGTACACCTTTGTGGtgatgtcgacgtcggcatTCGGCTCCGACAACTGGGCCTTGAAAGAGCCcgacacggcggcgttgtcgatgTCCCGTTGTGACAGTTGAAATTCGGAGAGGTTtatctcggcggcgaagccGTTTGCCTCGTCCACTTtcgcggcgcgctcggcgaaCGCCTTGTTGCcgtccatgacggcgcggaccGAGTTCATCTCCGCCAGCGTGGACGCCATGCTGGCCCTGAGGTCCTTCTCCGGCTGCTGGCAGATGGCGAGCAGGCTGAAGGCGTTTTGCCCCGTGCCGTACTGCTGGATGCGCTCTTGGATGCGGGGGCCGGCGACAAAAGTCCAGATGCTCGGTTCATCACAGGGTCCTGGATCGACATGGTAAGATATGCGGCTGCCACGAAAgagaaaaaggggggggggcggcaggGTGGGATGGAAGGGGTTTGGGCGTTAACGTACCGACTTTGCGCGGCTTGCTTCGCATTCCATCCAGCTCCCAGACGAATCCGGCGGCATACACGTATGCTATGAAGTGGTAGCCATAGTCTACCTGCTCAGCCAAtgcatgctgctgctgcttggtgGCTCTGGTGGCGCGCTTCTTGTACACCCTGggcttggccgcggccgcttcATTGGCGAGGTACAGGTCGGCGTTGAGCTGGTCCATGCGGCGGGCGAAGGAGTTGTGGGCCGCTCTGATGAAGCCATTGGATCCTATCCGATGGCCGCGATGGGCAGAGTCGAGTCCCTCGGTGGACGCCTTGAACTCTCGGAGCTCGGGGCCGAAGTCGACGTTGTCGGCGTTCATGACGATGTTGAGAAGAGCGACGGACGCGCACGAGTTGCTGGTGGTCTGCAAGGTGGTGAATTCGGTCAGTTGATCAGTCATTCCGCAAGGGCTAGATTATTGGGGATGAGATGCGAAACATACCTGGTTGGCAAACCAGACGTTGTCAAGCTCtgggtcgccgtcgtcgtcctcgtcatcctccaGGTGAGGCGCATACTGGAATAGGAATACCATTCCAAGAACGGGCTTTCTGGAGGGTCATGACCGGTCAGAACGGAAGAtggggaaaggggagggaATGGGGAGGATGGCTGCTAGAAAACTCACGGCAAGTCGTGCAGACCCCAGTGGTCGCAGCTAAAGAGTTCTCTGGCCCGAACATCTTGAACTCCCAGCTTGCCAAGGATCGCGTTGAAcatggcctgggcgggtAGTGTCAGGAAGAATTGATATGATGGCATTTGTGTCTGATGTCTGATGGTTGCATTAGAAGGCAGCCAACAAGGACTTACCGGCTCTGACTCGACTTCGGCCCATCCTTTCCATTCtgccttctcctcgtcggtcaAGGGGCGCAGGGCCTCCTCGAGGGGCTTCTCGGGCAGCACCGGCTCCCGGCTGGGCTCCGTCTCCGTGGGTTTACGCTTGGGGTTGCGGCGGACCTCGGCCTTGCCCATGGCTTTGGCCTTGTTGTTGGGCAAGgttggctcgtcgtcgcagcagcggccgggATTCTCGCGCTTGCGGCCGAGTGGTGCTCTGTTCGGAGAGCTGTCCGGCGGCGTAGCGGGGGAGGTGTATTGGTCTGGTTGGAAGGCTTCGTCTCCGAAGGTTCTATCTGCTTCCAAGGTTTCGTCCGCGTCGAAGCTTGCGTCTGCTTCCAACGTCTCTTCTACGTCAAGATTTTCGTCTGCGTCGAAACTTTTCTCCGATTTGAAACTTTTGTCTGCTTCGGGGCTTTCCTCTACATGAGAGACTTTCTCTTCTGCGTCGGAG from Purpureocillium takamizusanense chromosome 3, complete sequence includes:
- a CDS encoding uncharacterized protein (COG:S~EggNog:ENOG503NXUJ), whose protein sequence is MGQPGFGGALDTPRTNIGDATYLSRAPDFADISQEASFQSPGKDGNLLQQLRNGRSNGVNLRTPRQKGPLADRRNLPASVGGAEFTPLLKSATRNSTRRHGKENGALVPNTPALDRIDEDDMTPVPRIDTSVYLSSRNQSYLDHTLPQVDSSSVASTPMALQPRRGGDKGPLQDGNQLSLREQENVIDRIEKENFGLKLKIHFLEDALRKAGPGFSEAALKENTELKVDKVTMQRELHRYKKHLTTAERDLETYRQQMTELQERSKRKHVDENQRAELEQLQKALEEREADIDVLQCQLDQSQHGQDEMEKLRDNIEDLEADVREKDRLLTERDDELEELKEKLEEAEDKAQDAERKAMEAEGAERHNEELDEAKEMIQELGTNIRRLEEQLDGMREKMDEATEERARAEQDLEELQEEMANKSVVTKGLSRQIEEKVARLQEELDKSGKDYSALEKQLARSNEENAELRATVSDLHQQRKAFNHGRESEATRIQELEAELLTVADERDLLQSRYDTIVDRCTSLEQDVERLEEEVADLEKSLSQERELAHETEKDLRSQYQDEIERLNDEVSDLQAEVREKDNLYDNDCEKWENEKQTLEAERERIEERAAGLQRTIDRLREAEGDLSSKESKLKDAIESETERHKSEEAVLTKQIDDLQGALETRQTLLTTLRNELSAVRDELRQTQINYQTQVNKAVALEDEVELLRIKSPAKTSPQLEAAQRDCERLRAQLEEVQATERSTDASARLKWQLSDATSQLEKVTKDKHALQEQLATLNTELRSARTSLAEARAERDELDDQLRQTNSHDHDTLQIDQERLDLRTAKTKLDSEVRRLKDENKSLAEQRAAVEKTLDDEIEKAAAEEDRLGQEILELQAKLRQSSSSGSQEVVASRRTIRELQRQIADYEGQLASARVSDHNSSGGDLSMVRKDLYASRQKELEFSQREAAHRDVVKGLKRQIADLESQMHDHELTRLGRSPVPSPTKSDGSLHGSTEVTTARAMQDLREQLSDLEDQKIVLEEVLEDARQQAEETSEHYEKAMQRLKLKLDKACRERDAAAVASQAAGGKQSRHLRKTQAEVENLEHDVCQQQELIDGLVASEACLRRKLERARSERAAYRMTAEKLQRDIQRLKGTTTGPLAKDQRALVKHRGTDEALDTVVRAAESAEERHKKELRGVVMQMEWMQARWEREALLRSDAAYAKRFLQLQLDVANACNKAQLRELEHIRTNLLHSRKPLALPGPGRAGSPTSPKPTSIRPFLVAARFIARMRISARGWAEQEAVWRRLVAATEEQRRVKRSRQFKVVRVVEEKS
- a CDS encoding uncharacterized protein (COG:S~EggNog:ENOG503P031), with product MSLDRVPDEIIQHLLYYVSPVDNLRSVQLLDRRLHSLANEPLLWRSHCAGSFRYWHPRHALARKLRLRVAEVDWKRLFLLRARQECVVARLLGEIIAAKSGRLKRFEAVARLGYDAKDYLLRQCRIDDSTDDYLARRYYSNALLDSIHRGIAIEEWHRLRLDRDSLDAHIAGVRLERALGAFDMFVLHDQFGDLDDISQMLDSRAAQFRASQPDLDQLTTRQKALALNRWLRANGLTGLHDPERNYRNLRNLLIGQALRHEDHDSIPIISSAIFCCLAARLGLTAQCCAFPSHAHAIVSAPPGQTLDGAQQEGEDTPRERMFLDPYGFDEEVPAAALQALLAHVGWQTSADALLAPVSTIAVVQRTSQNVNATFARMLELQDDVPPQLIQLLRGNSSMNMEAALYASMWAQLLLSTPNTFEWDDRLANFLRRFAGSWPEDAWLVEEYLLPMYNGVAQRRGGFARPANRGMSDPWMELQRVRDQDDLKPHAVRGTLSANQSIPFKIGQVFRHRRYGWVGVITEWADQGTRHLSVAHSRAVAEPDDEHGNEPSAIPVRPPNQFYFMCL
- a CDS encoding uncharacterized protein (COG:S~EggNog:ENOG503P031); protein product: MSLDRVPDEIIQHLLYYVSPVDNLRSVQLLDRRLHSLANEPLLWRSHCAGSFRYWHPRHALARKLRLRVAEVDWKRLFLLRARQECVVARLLGEIIAAKSGRLKRFEAVARLGYDAKDYLLRQCRIDDSTDDYLARRYYSNALLDSIHRGIAIEEWHRLRLDRDSLDAHIAGVRLERALGAFDMFVLHDQFGDLDDISQMLDSRAAQFRASQPDLDQLTTRQKALALNRWLRANGLTGLHDPERNYRNLRNLLIGQALRHEDHDSIPIISSAIFCCLAARLGLTAQCCAFPSHAHAIVSAPPGQTLDGAQQEGEDTPRERMFLDPYGFDEEVPAAALQALLAHVGWQTSADALLAPVSTIAVVQRTSQNVNATFARMLELQDDVPPQLIQLLRGNSSMNMEAALYASMWAQLLLSTPNTFEWDDRLANFLRRFAGSWPEDAWLVEEYLLPMYNGVAQRRGGFARPANRGMSDPWMELQRVRDQDDLKPHAVRGTLSANQSIPFKIGQVFRHRRYGWVGVITEWADQGTRHLSVAHSRAVAEPDDEHGNEPSAIPVRPPNQFYFMCFPSTGSEPHVVAAHNIELIHDASQIDDDMFPLAGKFFKRFDRATCTFVSNIKE
- a CDS encoding Ubiquitinyl hydrolase 1 (EggNog:ENOG503NZ75~COG:O~MEROPS:MER0015601~TransMembrane:1 (o437-454i)); this translates as MKPVPNADSGGSTDTYSTTINFWETPEAVQHVGNRAAVKVLEKIADLVADEIVATISPQYITDVAATVKESLALQFASSGADGGGSEVGEDLDAEEGLETDESSDAEEKVSHVEESPEADKSFKSEKSFDADENLDVEETLEADASFDADETLEADRTFGDEAFQPDQYTSPATPPDSSPNRAPLGRKRENPGRCCDDEPTLPNNKAKAMGKAEVRRNPKRKPTETEPSREPVLPEKPLEEALRPLTDEEKAEWKGWAEVESEPAMFNAILGKLGVQDVRARELFSCDHWGLHDLPKPVLGMVFLFQYAPHLEDDEDDDGDPELDNVWFANQTTSNSCASVALLNIVMNADNVDFGPELREFKASTEGLDSAHRGHRIGSNGFIRAAHNSFARRMDQLNADLYLANEAAAAKPRVYKKRATRATKQQQHALAEQVDYGYHFIAYVYAAGFVWELDGMRSKPRKVGPCDEPSIWTFVAGPRIQERIQQYGTGQNAFSLLAICQQPEKDLRASMASTLAEMNSVRAVMDGNKAFAERAAKVDEANGFAAEINLSEFQLSQRDIDNAAVSGSFKAQLSEPNADVDITTKVYESLVGKLSTTMFSYRQENAARQEEAQIVERHTRDYSQGMHLWLSKLAEKGVLEQLAEESRK